A window from Flavobacterium gyeonganense encodes these proteins:
- a CDS encoding TetR/AcrR family transcriptional regulator codes for MNTSEFILDKIAPIFNKQGYVGTSLSDITNATGLTKGAIYCNFLNKEDLALKSFQLNVNLAIKPLFRIIANTPGSLNKLQAITNYHRNYYDLVKERGGCPMLRVGVDTKYINPLLFEEAQKLSLRFTTGLVNIIQEGIDTNEIKKDTNPLQYAQIILSLMEGSSLLAFTHDDSSYILNAMTHVDNILIASIKKE; via the coding sequence ATGAATACCTCTGAATTTATATTAGATAAAATAGCTCCTATTTTTAATAAGCAAGGCTATGTCGGAACTAGCCTTTCAGATATAACAAATGCAACCGGGCTTACCAAAGGCGCTATTTATTGCAATTTTTTAAATAAGGAGGATTTAGCATTAAAATCATTTCAGTTAAATGTAAATCTGGCTATAAAACCACTTTTCAGAATAATTGCCAATACACCAGGCAGTTTGAATAAATTGCAAGCTATAACAAATTACCATCGAAATTATTATGATTTAGTCAAAGAGCGTGGCGGATGTCCTATGCTGCGAGTAGGCGTTGATACAAAGTATATAAATCCCCTACTTTTTGAAGAAGCTCAAAAATTATCCCTGAGATTTACTACCGGATTGGTAAATATTATACAGGAAGGCATTGACACTAATGAAATCAAAAAAGATACTAATCCGCTTCAATATGCCCAAATCATTTTATCGTTAATGGAAGGAAGCTCACTTCTGGCATTTACTCATGATGATTCATCGTACATCCTAAATGCGATGACCCATGTCGATAACATATTAATTGCCAGCATAAAAAAAGAATAA
- a CDS encoding acyl-CoA thioesterase has product MNKILKTKRKIRFQDCDPFNHLNNSKYLEYFINVREDQIAENYDLDIFKYMKTTGLSWVVASNQISYVRPAFTMETVVIESQLIQYTENLLLVEMKMWNEDETELKAVLWIKFIHYNIQAKKVTNHSDDLMKLFQSVVVPVNQSIFENRYLEIIQELKNRTYTDS; this is encoded by the coding sequence ATGAATAAAATATTAAAAACAAAAAGAAAAATCAGATTTCAGGACTGTGATCCTTTTAATCATTTAAACAATTCAAAATACCTCGAATATTTTATTAATGTTCGTGAAGACCAGATTGCAGAAAATTATGATCTGGATATTTTTAAATATATGAAAACAACAGGGCTTAGCTGGGTTGTTGCTTCCAATCAGATAAGTTATGTAAGACCAGCCTTTACAATGGAAACAGTAGTAATAGAATCTCAATTGATTCAGTATACTGAAAATCTTCTTCTGGTTGAAATGAAAATGTGGAATGAAGATGAAACAGAATTAAAAGCTGTCCTCTGGATAAAGTTTATTCATTATAATATTCAGGCAAAAAAAGTCACAAATCATTCTGATGATTTAATGAAACTATTTCAATCTGTTGTAGTTCCTGTCAATCAGTCAATTTTTGAAAACAGATATTTAGAAATTATTCAAGAATTAAAAAATCGTACCTATACTGATTCTTGA
- a CDS encoding NAD(P)/FAD-dependent oxidoreductase — MKTKPDVIIIGGGLAGLTAAIHLSKKGLKVILIEKSEYPRHKVCGEYISNEVLPYLLWLDIDILQSNPQQISSFEFTTQNGKIAQTKLPLGGFGISRYMLDTILYEKALSNGCIILKETVTDISFENDEFSVKTSSQILHSKLVLGAFGKRSNVDQFLERDFISKKSPWLAVKAHYSGISPNNQVALHNFNGGYCGVSKVENDIINICYLADYNSFKKYKNIEEYQKNVLYKNKQLKSVFENSTLLFDKPLTISQISFDKKRPVEDHVLMIGDAAGLIHPMCGNGMAMAIHSAKIASELILEYHTGTISSRAILEKKYAAQWQKNFGRRLAMGRILASVLTNKPITNIFVSVVASMPAILSQIIKQTHGKPIAVKWQ, encoded by the coding sequence ATGAAAACAAAACCAGATGTAATAATCATTGGCGGCGGTCTGGCAGGTTTGACAGCAGCCATACATCTTTCTAAAAAAGGATTAAAGGTAATCTTAATCGAAAAATCAGAGTATCCGCGGCATAAGGTATGCGGAGAGTATATTTCTAATGAAGTCCTCCCCTATCTTCTTTGGCTTGATATAGATATTTTACAATCGAATCCCCAACAGATTTCGTCCTTTGAATTTACAACTCAAAATGGCAAAATTGCCCAAACAAAACTTCCTCTTGGCGGATTTGGTATTAGCCGATACATGCTGGATACTATTTTATATGAAAAAGCATTATCAAATGGGTGCATTATTTTAAAAGAAACGGTTACAGATATTTCTTTTGAAAATGATGAATTTTCAGTTAAAACTTCCAGTCAGATTTTACATTCAAAATTAGTATTAGGTGCTTTTGGAAAACGTTCTAATGTTGATCAGTTCTTAGAGCGGGATTTTATAAGTAAAAAATCCCCATGGCTTGCAGTGAAGGCTCATTATTCCGGCATCAGTCCTAACAATCAGGTAGCACTTCATAATTTTAACGGAGGTTACTGTGGTGTTTCAAAGGTGGAAAATGATATTATAAACATCTGTTATCTTGCAGATTATAATTCTTTCAAAAAATATAAAAATATAGAAGAGTATCAAAAAAATGTCCTTTATAAAAACAAACAGCTTAAATCTGTTTTTGAAAACAGTACACTCTTGTTTGATAAGCCTCTTACTATCAGCCAGATTTCTTTTGATAAAAAACGACCAGTAGAAGACCATGTTTTGATGATTGGCGATGCTGCAGGGCTTATTCATCCAATGTGCGGAAATGGTATGGCGATGGCCATACACAGCGCAAAAATAGCATCAGAATTAATACTTGAATATCATACAGGAACAATAAGTTCAAGAGCTATTTTAGAAAAAAAATATGCAGCACAATGGCAGAAAAATTTTGGAAGAAGATTAGCAATGGGAAGGATTTTGGCAAGTGTCTTAACCAATAAACCAATAACAAACATATTTGTGTCGGTCGTTGCCTCAATGCCAGCAATATTATCTCAAATAATCAAACAGACACACGGTAAACCAATAGCAGTTAAATGGCAATAA
- a CDS encoding methyltransferase domain-containing protein — protein sequence MLRMLADYGLKNNLKFKLIGIDANAFTVNYAQTLSNDYSNIEYLCLDIFSEEFSTINYDIVLCTLTLHHFTNEQILNIITTFNNNAGIGIVINDLHRSKLAYRLFKLICIVFSLGKMSREDGLVSILRGFRKNELEAFSKKLNLKNYTINWKWAFRYQWIITKI from the coding sequence ATGCTGAGAATGCTGGCCGATTATGGATTAAAAAACAATCTTAAATTTAAGCTTATCGGAATTGATGCCAATGCTTTTACTGTAAATTATGCCCAAACATTATCTAATGATTACTCCAATATTGAGTATTTGTGTCTGGATATTTTTAGCGAAGAATTTTCTACAATTAACTATGATATTGTACTATGCACCCTCACGCTGCACCATTTTACGAATGAACAAATATTAAATATAATTACTACCTTTAATAATAACGCAGGCATTGGTATTGTTATCAATGATTTGCATCGCAGTAAATTGGCTTACAGGCTTTTTAAATTGATTTGTATCGTTTTTAGTCTGGGCAAAATGTCGCGTGAAGATGGTCTGGTATCTATTTTAAGAGGATTTCGAAAAAATGAACTGGAAGCATTTTCCAAAAAACTGAATTTAAAAAACTATACGATAAATTGGAAATGGGCTTTCCGCTACCAATGGATAATTACAAAAATATGA
- a CDS encoding 3-hydroxyacyl-ACP dehydratase FabZ family protein, which yields MNLNEIIEKLPYTEPFLFVDELLHVDENSISGTYTFKEDLDFYKGHFKGNPVTPGVILTETMAQIGMVCLGIYLLGDAFNKETVIAFTSADMQFLKAVYPNEKITVTAQKTFFRFGKLKCEAVMKNEAGQEVCKGILAGMITTKL from the coding sequence ATGAACCTGAACGAAATTATAGAAAAATTACCTTACACAGAACCTTTTCTGTTTGTAGATGAACTGCTTCATGTCGATGAAAACAGCATTTCAGGAACTTATACTTTTAAAGAAGACCTCGACTTTTATAAAGGTCATTTTAAAGGAAATCCAGTAACGCCTGGTGTAATCCTGACAGAAACTATGGCTCAGATAGGCATGGTTTGCCTTGGAATCTATCTGTTAGGTGATGCCTTTAACAAGGAAACGGTCATTGCTTTCACTTCTGCCGATATGCAGTTTTTAAAAGCTGTATATCCTAATGAAAAAATTACGGTAACGGCTCAAAAAACATTTTTCAGGTTTGGAAAATTAAAATGTGAGGCTGTAATGAAAAACGAAGCCGGACAGGAAGTCTGCAAAGGAATTTTGGCCGGAATGATAACAACAAAATTATGA
- a CDS encoding beta-ketoacyl-[acyl-carrier-protein] synthase family protein codes for MSKRVVITGLGVAAPNGVGIPAFTSAIKNGLSGIRHDAQLQELQFSCQIAGKPEITEELKSQYFTDLELRGFNSTGILYGVIAGMEAWKNAGLPLEINDEPDWDSGTIFGTGTSGIDKFRESIYKIDELQTRKLGSTVVAQTMNSGISAYLGGKLGLGNQVTTNSSACSTGTEAIIMAYDRIKSGQAKRILAGSTGDSGPYIWAGFDALRVCSSKYNENPELGSRPMSATAAGFVPGSGAGALLIEDLDTALERGATIYAEILGGNVNSGGQRGNGSMTAPNSNAVQRCITDAIHNSGISPTDIDAINGHLTATTKDSLEIENWTKALNRKGDNFPYINSLKSMTGHCLSGAGSIESVAAVLQLYEGFLFGNTNCEDLHPEITTLIDPAKVPFKTFNIDLNIIAKASFGFGDVNACILLKKYKNLYE; via the coding sequence ATGAGTAAACGGGTTGTAATAACAGGTCTTGGTGTAGCAGCTCCAAATGGTGTTGGAATTCCTGCGTTTACCTCTGCCATTAAAAATGGATTATCGGGTATAAGACATGATGCACAATTGCAGGAACTACAATTTTCCTGTCAGATTGCAGGTAAGCCTGAAATAACCGAAGAACTCAAATCACAATATTTTACAGATCTTGAATTACGCGGGTTTAATAGTACAGGTATTTTGTACGGTGTTATCGCAGGTATGGAAGCCTGGAAAAATGCGGGATTACCATTAGAAATTAATGATGAACCAGATTGGGACAGCGGAACTATTTTTGGAACCGGAACTTCGGGAATTGATAAATTTCGCGAAAGCATTTATAAAATAGACGAATTGCAGACGCGAAAATTAGGGAGTACCGTCGTTGCTCAGACTATGAATAGTGGTATAAGTGCTTATCTTGGAGGCAAACTCGGTTTAGGAAATCAGGTAACCACTAATTCATCAGCCTGTTCAACCGGAACCGAAGCGATAATAATGGCTTATGATCGAATAAAATCAGGACAGGCAAAACGTATATTAGCAGGAAGTACAGGTGACAGCGGTCCGTATATTTGGGCTGGATTTGATGCACTTCGCGTATGCAGCTCAAAATATAATGAGAATCCTGAACTTGGCTCCCGCCCTATGAGTGCAACAGCAGCAGGATTTGTACCCGGAAGCGGCGCAGGCGCTTTGCTTATTGAAGATTTGGATACAGCTTTAGAACGTGGTGCTACCATTTATGCTGAAATTTTAGGTGGAAATGTAAACTCAGGAGGCCAGCGTGGAAACGGTAGTATGACCGCACCTAACAGTAACGCAGTGCAAAGATGTATTACAGATGCTATTCATAATTCAGGGATTTCTCCAACGGATATTGATGCTATAAATGGTCATCTGACAGCCACGACAAAAGACAGTCTTGAAATAGAAAACTGGACAAAAGCACTAAACCGAAAAGGAGATAATTTTCCGTATATAAATTCCCTAAAAAGCATGACTGGGCATTGTCTTAGTGGCGCCGGAAGTATTGAAAGCGTGGCAGCAGTACTACAACTTTATGAAGGTTTTTTATTTGGAAATACAAACTGCGAAGATCTCCATCCGGAAATCACGACCCTTATTGATCCTGCTAAAGTGCCTTTTAAAACGTTTAATATTGATCTAAATATTATAGCCAAAGCCAGTTTTGGTTTTGGTGATGTAAATGCCTGTATATTATTAAAAAAATATAAAAATTTATATGAATAA
- a CDS encoding acyl carrier protein: protein MNKEELIAKLKVIIRPYTANNEAYDNLTENTDFIKDLEINSANLVDIVLDIEENFDVVIDNTDMERMLDVKTAVEIIETKLAAK from the coding sequence ATGAATAAAGAAGAACTTATTGCCAAATTAAAAGTTATTATCAGGCCTTATACGGCTAATAATGAAGCTTATGATAATCTTACTGAGAATACAGATTTTATAAAAGATCTCGAAATCAATTCGGCTAATCTGGTCGATATTGTACTCGATATTGAAGAAAATTTCGACGTTGTCATTGATAATACAGATATGGAAAGAATGCTGGATGTGAAAACGGCAGTCGAAATAATTGAAACTAAATTAGCTGCAAAATGA
- a CDS encoding 4'-phosphopantetheinyl transferase family protein: MIGNDVIDIQQSRQESNWQRKGFLEKLFTAEEQFFIQQDPNPEIMVWVFWSMKEAAYKIYNRETKRREYIPKKLICKIVSIDNNCIRGQVSCGENSYHTKTAISDDSIHTIAVSCFSNLNNVFEIDKTEIFKDQYGIPYLSNNSKSTKDVSVSNHGRFEKIVTII; this comes from the coding sequence ATGATTGGCAATGACGTGATAGACATACAACAGTCACGTCAGGAAAGCAACTGGCAGCGGAAAGGATTTTTAGAAAAACTGTTCACCGCAGAAGAACAGTTTTTTATACAACAGGATCCTAATCCGGAAATTATGGTATGGGTGTTTTGGAGTATGAAAGAAGCGGCATATAAAATCTATAACCGCGAGACAAAACGAAGAGAATATATTCCTAAAAAATTAATTTGTAAAATTGTATCTATCGACAACAATTGTATCAGAGGTCAGGTAAGCTGTGGCGAAAATAGCTATCATACAAAAACCGCAATTTCAGATGATAGTATACATACGATTGCGGTTAGCTGTTTTAGTAACTTAAATAATGTATTTGAAATTGATAAAACTGAAATATTTAAAGACCAATATGGAATTCCTTATTTAAGTAATAACAGTAAATCAACTAAAGATGTGTCAGTTAGCAATCATGGTAGATTTGAAAAAATAGTTACTATTATTTAA
- a CDS encoding Na+/H+ antiporter, whose translation MLENFPFYLGLLIVILLLIMLANKIKVAYPVLLVLAGLVISFVPGVPVINIDPELIFFIFLPPLLYEAAWTVSWKEMWRWRRIITSFAFVVVFLSALSVALVANYFIPGFSMALGFVLGGIVSPPDAVSAGAILKFVKVPKTLSSILEGESLLNDASSLIIFRFAMIAVATEQFIFSKAATTFSWMIIGGVSIGLFIGWLFMKAHKYLPTDANSDIVLSLLTPYIIYLAAEEVHCSGVLAVVSGGLLLSNNRHRFLNSKSRLRGVNVWESFCFILNGFVFMLIGLDLPQITNGLEEVSLPSAIGYGVLITLVLIVSRILSSYGAVVVTLIARNFITVADTRNPGMKVPFILGWTGMRGVVSLAAALSIPVYLNNGNGFPQRNLILFITFVVILLTLLIQGLTLPYFIKKIKLTDIYDPTPRDEAYNQLRQELAQYALHYLKTNYNDQLDSNTPLKYLIKRWEQHSNGIDDESIGTDLKVIYLDLLHKQREWLVNKNKEDQTLDESIIRRQMHYLDIEEEKLRYI comes from the coding sequence ATGCTTGAGAATTTTCCTTTTTATCTGGGCCTGCTAATCGTTATTTTATTGCTGATTATGCTGGCTAATAAAATAAAAGTAGCATATCCAGTTTTATTGGTATTAGCCGGATTGGTTATCAGTTTTGTTCCGGGTGTACCTGTTATAAATATAGATCCGGAACTTATTTTTTTTATTTTTTTGCCCCCTTTATTATATGAAGCGGCCTGGACGGTTTCGTGGAAAGAAATGTGGCGATGGAGGAGAATTATTACAAGTTTTGCTTTTGTGGTTGTGTTTCTGTCAGCACTTTCAGTAGCGTTAGTTGCCAATTATTTTATTCCGGGATTTTCAATGGCATTGGGTTTTGTTTTGGGTGGAATCGTATCTCCTCCTGACGCCGTAAGTGCAGGTGCTATATTGAAATTTGTCAAAGTACCAAAAACCTTATCCTCTATTTTGGAAGGTGAAAGTTTATTGAATGATGCTTCTTCTTTGATAATTTTCAGATTCGCAATGATTGCTGTGGCAACAGAGCAATTTATATTTTCTAAAGCAGCAACAACTTTTAGCTGGATGATAATTGGCGGTGTGTCGATTGGTCTGTTTATTGGATGGCTTTTTATGAAGGCTCATAAATACTTGCCTACAGATGCTAATTCTGATATCGTTTTATCTTTGCTGACACCTTACATTATATATCTGGCTGCTGAAGAAGTACACTGTTCAGGTGTTTTGGCTGTAGTAAGCGGAGGTTTGCTTTTATCTAACAACAGACATCGTTTTCTTAACAGCAAATCCCGGCTTCGTGGTGTGAATGTTTGGGAAAGTTTCTGTTTTATTCTGAACGGATTCGTTTTTATGCTTATCGGATTAGATTTGCCCCAGATTACAAACGGCCTTGAAGAAGTCAGCCTGCCTTCAGCAATTGGTTATGGTGTATTAATAACACTGGTTTTGATCGTCAGTCGGATACTTTCCTCATATGGCGCTGTAGTTGTAACTTTAATTGCCCGTAATTTCATAACTGTAGCTGACACAAGAAATCCTGGCATGAAAGTACCTTTTATCCTGGGCTGGACCGGTATGAGAGGCGTTGTTTCACTGGCTGCAGCCTTATCAATACCTGTTTATTTGAATAATGGTAATGGTTTCCCTCAGCGAAACCTGATCTTGTTTATCACCTTCGTTGTAATTCTTTTGACATTATTAATTCAGGGATTGACATTGCCTTATTTTATTAAAAAAATAAAGCTTACAGATATTTACGATCCGACACCCCGCGATGAAGCTTACAATCAATTGCGACAAGAATTAGCCCAATATGCGCTGCATTATTTAAAAACGAATTACAACGATCAGTTAGACTCTAATACTCCTTTGAAGTATCTTATCAAGAGATGGGAACAGCATAGTAATGGAATTGATGATGAATCTATTGGCACTGATCTCAAGGTTATTTACCTCGATTTGCTGCATAAACAGAGAGAATGGCTGGTGAATAAAAACAAAGAGGATCAGACTTTAGACGAATCAATAATTAGGCGACAAATGCATTATCTGGATATTGAAGAAGAAAAATTAAGATACATTTGA
- a CDS encoding nucleotidyltransferase family protein, with amino-acid sequence MDQIAIVILAAGNSKRMGQSKQLLPWKNSTLLGSVIENTCLVEAVEVFVVLGAYTNEIREKIDLSPANILINENWQQGLGSSIALATAEINKKYTDMNAVLFVLADQPFISSHHLNTIIALHNTEKEAIVITRKEDYRGVPVLFPAKFFSELITLSNDQGAKQIINRNKNEVREIITQNNIADIDTFESYTELYIVNLNSNVS; translated from the coding sequence ATGGATCAAATCGCCATCGTAATATTAGCTGCAGGAAATTCGAAAAGAATGGGGCAATCGAAGCAGTTGCTACCATGGAAAAATTCAACTTTATTAGGCAGTGTTATCGAAAATACATGTTTAGTTGAGGCAGTTGAAGTATTTGTCGTTCTGGGCGCTTATACAAATGAAATTAGAGAAAAAATAGATTTATCGCCAGCCAATATTCTAATCAATGAAAACTGGCAGCAAGGATTGGGGAGTTCTATAGCATTGGCAACAGCTGAAATAAATAAAAAATATACGGATATGAATGCCGTTTTATTTGTTTTGGCAGATCAGCCATTTATTAGCAGCCATCATTTAAATACAATAATAGCACTTCACAACACAGAAAAAGAAGCTATTGTGATAACCAGAAAAGAAGATTACCGAGGAGTACCCGTTCTTTTTCCGGCAAAATTTTTCTCAGAACTTATCACATTGTCGAATGATCAAGGAGCTAAGCAAATTATCAACAGAAATAAAAATGAGGTTAGGGAAATTATAACGCAAAATAATATAGCTGATATAGATACATTTGAATCTTACACTGAACTTTACATAGTTAATTTAAACTCAAATGTATCTTAA
- a CDS encoding XdhC family protein yields MMHELLKLKESYILAQAIGLKSVMATVVTIEGSSYRRPGVRMLIFENNSMTGAVSGGCVESEILKQSQSVFLDHKAKIMVYDGRYRLGCEGILYILLEPFSPDTAVLDALESVVKKRQTFEIESFYTKTEGIQPGLGSEFHFEGMKLSFSNTQLDKELTSYKQILQPRFHLIIIGSEHDAVQLCHFASLTGWEVTIVASVKDPKTIANFPGANQVLHLVPEEIDSLSIDSETAVVLMTHSYSTDLKYLIGLKNAQPAYLGLLGPVKRRNQIVNDFFEFTDSYNEGLLDVTYGPSGISIGAETPQEIAISIIAEILSVVRKEEPISLKYKISAIHS; encoded by the coding sequence ATGATGCACGAATTATTAAAATTAAAAGAATCATACATTTTAGCACAGGCAATCGGACTTAAAAGCGTTATGGCTACCGTAGTGACTATCGAAGGTTCCTCATACAGAAGACCAGGTGTGCGTATGCTGATTTTTGAAAACAATTCAATGACTGGAGCTGTGAGCGGAGGCTGTGTTGAAAGTGAAATCCTCAAACAATCCCAGTCTGTATTTTTGGATCACAAAGCAAAAATCATGGTTTATGATGGAAGGTACCGACTGGGATGCGAAGGTATTCTATATATTCTTTTGGAACCTTTTTCTCCTGATACAGCTGTTTTAGATGCTTTAGAGAGTGTTGTGAAGAAAAGACAAACTTTTGAAATTGAATCTTTTTATACCAAAACGGAAGGAATTCAGCCGGGACTAGGTTCCGAGTTTCATTTCGAAGGAATGAAACTGTCTTTTTCGAATACTCAATTAGATAAAGAATTGACTTCTTACAAACAAATTCTTCAGCCGCGCTTTCATTTAATTATCATTGGATCAGAACACGATGCTGTACAATTATGTCATTTTGCCTCATTGACTGGTTGGGAAGTTACCATTGTGGCATCTGTAAAAGATCCTAAAACCATTGCTAATTTTCCAGGTGCAAATCAGGTTTTACATCTTGTTCCTGAAGAAATTGACTCACTTTCTATTGATAGTGAAACAGCAGTTGTTTTAATGACACACAGTTATTCAACCGATTTAAAGTACCTTATCGGATTAAAAAATGCGCAACCAGCTTATTTAGGACTTTTGGGTCCTGTTAAGAGAAGAAATCAGATAGTAAACGATTTTTTTGAATTTACGGATTCTTATAATGAAGGTCTGCTCGATGTAACTTATGGCCCATCAGGTATCAGTATTGGTGCAGAAACACCTCAGGAAATTGCTATTAGTATTATTGCTGAAATACTTTCTGTAGTACGAAAAGAGGAACCTATATCCTTAAAATATAAAATCAGTGCTATTCATTCTTAA